Proteins encoded together in one Altererythrobacter epoxidivorans window:
- a CDS encoding amidohydrolase — protein sequence MTRFFTATALAVLATGFQASAQTADPVAEVEAQAGRTERVATQLWDWAELGYLETRSSSLLKEELASEGFSIKSGVAGIPTAFIAEWGDGGPVIAILAEYDALPGINQSRSASRDPVAGKLAGQACGHNLFGAGSLTAAIAVRRWLEKTGTPGRIRLYGTPAEEGGSGKVYMTRAGLFDDVDIAIHWHADDSNSAAARTTLANRSAKFRFKGISAHAAGAPERGRSALDGVEAMNMMANMMHEHMPQSARMHYVITSGGEAPNVVPDFAEVFYYVRHPDPKGVQDIWTRLEDAARGAALGTGTEVEWEVIHGNNALLVNETLARVMDAKLREVGGVEYTAEEAAWAREISKTLGDAAKPIESAAQIEPYDKRLGYGSTDVGDVSWATPTVGLRAATWIPGTSAHSWQAVAASGNSIGFKGAQVAAKTMTLMAVELFTNPKLRAAARAEFDASRGPDYVYQSLLGDREPPLDYRN from the coding sequence ATGACGCGATTCTTCACCGCAACGGCGCTCGCCGTTCTCGCCACGGGCTTCCAGGCGAGCGCCCAGACGGCCGATCCCGTCGCCGAGGTGGAAGCGCAAGCCGGCCGCACCGAACGCGTCGCTACCCAGCTGTGGGACTGGGCCGAACTCGGTTACCTCGAAACCCGGTCGAGCTCGCTCCTGAAAGAAGAGCTTGCGAGCGAAGGGTTCTCGATCAAGAGCGGGGTCGCGGGCATTCCCACTGCCTTCATCGCAGAATGGGGCGACGGCGGGCCGGTCATCGCCATCCTCGCCGAATATGATGCGCTTCCCGGGATCAACCAGTCGCGCTCCGCCAGCCGCGATCCGGTGGCAGGCAAGCTGGCGGGCCAAGCCTGCGGCCATAACCTGTTCGGGGCGGGTTCGCTGACTGCGGCCATCGCGGTCAGGCGCTGGCTGGAAAAGACGGGCACTCCGGGCCGCATCCGGCTGTATGGCACACCTGCCGAAGAAGGTGGGTCGGGCAAGGTTTACATGACGCGCGCAGGATTGTTCGACGACGTCGACATCGCCATCCACTGGCACGCCGACGATTCGAACAGCGCAGCGGCCCGCACGACGCTGGCCAATCGGTCGGCGAAGTTCCGCTTCAAGGGGATTTCGGCGCATGCCGCCGGTGCGCCCGAGCGCGGTCGGTCGGCGCTCGACGGAGTCGAGGCAATGAACATGATGGCGAACATGATGCATGAACACATGCCGCAATCGGCACGCATGCATTACGTCATCACTTCAGGGGGCGAGGCGCCCAATGTCGTGCCCGATTTCGCCGAGGTATTCTATTACGTGCGCCATCCCGACCCCAAGGGCGTGCAGGATATCTGGACCAGGCTGGAAGATGCCGCTCGCGGAGCGGCGCTCGGCACCGGGACCGAGGTCGAGTGGGAAGTCATCCACGGCAATAATGCATTGCTCGTCAATGAAACGCTCGCCCGGGTGATGGATGCCAAACTGCGGGAGGTGGGCGGCGTCGAATACACGGCCGAAGAAGCTGCGTGGGCGAGGGAAATTTCCAAGACGCTGGGCGATGCTGCCAAGCCGATCGAATCGGCTGCGCAGATTGAACCCTATGACAAGCGGCTGGGATATGGCTCGACCGATGTCGGCGACGTTTCCTGGGCGACACCGACCGTCGGCCTGAGGGCGGCGACATGGATTCCGGGCACCAGCGCGCACAGCTGGCAGGCGGTCGCGGCTAGCGGCAATTCGATCGGCTTCAAGGGTGCGCAGGTCGCGGCCAAGACCATGACGCTGATGGCGGTGGAGCTGTTTACGAACCCGAAATTGCGCGCTGCGGCGCGGGCCGAATTCGATGCCTCGCGCGGCCCGGATTACGTCTATCAGTCGCTGCTCGGCGACCGGGAGCCGCCACTCGATTATCGGAACTGA
- a CDS encoding aspartate aminotransferase family protein — MSITPLMPVYPRCGVRPVRGEHCHLIDEDGTRYLDFASGIAVNLLGHSHEGLIGAIQKQAATLMHVSNLYGSPQGEKLAQELVDKTFADTVFFTNSGAEAVETAIKTARAYHQHQGDTTRYELITFANAFHGRTMATISASNQEKMHHGFSPLLAGFKYAEFDNLESAKALMGPHTAGFLVEPIQGEGGIRPASDEFMQGLRKLADENDLMLVLDEVQCGVARTGTLYAYEQYGIEPDILATAKGIGGGFPLGACLATEKAARGMTFGTHGSTYGGNPLAMAAGSAVMEAVANDEFLASVRDKGERLRSRLEQFIGNYPELFELVRGKGLMLGLKMKVESRPFFVHLRDNHQLLTVAAGDNTLRVLPPLVVGDAEIDEFFEKLSAGAASYEVPES, encoded by the coding sequence ATGTCGATCACTCCCCTGATGCCCGTCTATCCCCGTTGCGGCGTGCGCCCCGTGCGCGGCGAACATTGTCATCTGATCGACGAAGACGGCACCCGCTATCTCGACTTTGCAAGCGGTATCGCAGTCAACCTGCTCGGCCATTCGCATGAAGGGTTGATCGGCGCGATCCAGAAGCAGGCCGCAACGCTAATGCACGTGTCGAACCTTTACGGCAGTCCGCAGGGCGAAAAGCTGGCGCAAGAGCTCGTCGACAAGACTTTTGCCGATACCGTGTTCTTCACAAATTCCGGTGCCGAGGCGGTGGAAACCGCAATCAAGACCGCACGCGCCTATCACCAGCACCAGGGCGATACGACGCGCTATGAACTGATCACCTTCGCCAATGCATTCCACGGGCGCACGATGGCGACGATCAGCGCTTCGAATCAGGAAAAGATGCATCACGGCTTCTCGCCGCTGCTCGCCGGGTTCAAATATGCCGAGTTCGACAATCTTGAATCGGCCAAGGCGCTAATGGGCCCGCATACCGCAGGCTTCCTGGTGGAACCGATCCAGGGCGAAGGGGGCATTCGCCCGGCCTCGGATGAATTCATGCAGGGTTTGCGCAAGCTCGCTGACGAAAACGACCTGATGCTCGTCCTCGACGAAGTGCAGTGCGGCGTTGCCCGTACCGGGACGCTTTATGCCTATGAACAATACGGCATCGAGCCCGATATTCTTGCGACTGCCAAGGGGATTGGCGGCGGCTTCCCGCTCGGCGCATGTCTTGCGACGGAAAAGGCCGCGCGCGGCATGACCTTCGGAACGCATGGTTCGACCTATGGCGGCAATCCGCTCGCCATGGCTGCGGGCAGCGCGGTGATGGAAGCGGTCGCAAACGACGAGTTCCTCGCGTCGGTCCGTGACAAGGGCGAGCGTCTTCGCAGCCGCCTCGAACAGTTCATCGGCAATTATCCGGAACTGTTCGAACTCGTCCGCGGCAAGGGCCTGATGCTCGGTCTCAAGATGAAGGTCGAAAGTCGGCCTTTCTTCGTGCACCTGCGCGACAATCACCAGCTCCTGACGGTTGCGGCAGGCGACAATACGCTCCGCGTCCTACCGCCACTGGTGGTCGGCGATGCCGAGATCGACGAATTCTTTGAAAAGCTTTCGGCAGGCGCTGCAAGCTACGAAGTCCCGGAAAGCTGA
- a CDS encoding sterol desaturase family protein, whose translation MPDFSPTEYAVPGFVALVLIEMIWAWRTRRDAYEPKDTLTSLAFGLGSTVAGLISGGVFLALFLWVWQFRLFEIPWSWWAFALCFVLDDLAYYWIHRFGHRVRWFWASHVNHHSSQHYNLSTALRQTWTGFLTLGFAFKLPLVLLGFHPVMIAICGGFNLIYQFWIHTEAIGRMPRWFEAVMNTPSHHRVHHATNPRYLDRNYAGVFIVWDRMFGTFEPESDEEKIRYGIVKQLGSFNLLWAVFHEWIGIAQDMWRAPWKHKLSYLLREPGWTHDGSRETSDQIRENWLQRKSAAENSVATGNPVARHGEAA comes from the coding sequence ATGCCTGATTTCTCGCCCACCGAATATGCCGTACCCGGCTTCGTCGCACTGGTCCTGATCGAAATGATCTGGGCCTGGCGCACGCGGCGCGACGCCTATGAGCCCAAGGATACGCTGACCAGTCTCGCGTTCGGCCTCGGCAGCACGGTTGCCGGGCTGATTTCCGGCGGCGTCTTTCTCGCGCTGTTCCTGTGGGTCTGGCAGTTTCGCCTGTTCGAGATTCCGTGGAGCTGGTGGGCATTCGCACTGTGCTTCGTGCTCGACGATCTCGCCTATTACTGGATCCACCGGTTCGGCCACCGCGTGCGCTGGTTCTGGGCGAGCCACGTCAACCACCACTCGAGCCAGCACTACAACCTGAGCACGGCATTGAGGCAGACCTGGACGGGCTTCCTTACCCTGGGATTTGCCTTCAAACTGCCGCTGGTCCTGCTCGGCTTCCATCCGGTGATGATCGCGATCTGCGGCGGCTTCAACCTGATCTACCAGTTCTGGATCCACACCGAAGCGATCGGCCGGATGCCGCGATGGTTCGAAGCCGTGATGAACACGCCGAGCCACCACCGTGTTCACCATGCGACCAATCCGCGTTATCTCGACCGCAACTATGCCGGTGTCTTCATCGTCTGGGACAGGATGTTCGGCACTTTCGAGCCCGAAAGCGACGAGGAAAAGATCCGCTATGGCATCGTGAAACAGCTTGGCAGCTTCAACCTGCTGTGGGCGGTGTTCCACGAATGGATCGGCATTGCGCAGGACATGTGGCGCGCGCCGTGGAAGCACAAGCTGTCCTATCTGCTGCGCGAGCCCGGCTGGACGCATGACGGCAGCCGCGAGACTTCCGACCAGATTCGCGAGAATTGGTTGCAGAGGAAAAGCGCTGCGGAAAACTCCGTTGCAACCGGAAACCCAGTTGCGAGACACGGCGAGGCCGCCTAA
- a CDS encoding GNAT family N-acetyltransferase gives MTLTIRLATRDDADTIAALMDRAIAELQKGFLTPEQIEASRAGMGLDLQLIEDGTYFCVVEQGELVGCGGWSRRATLYGGNHSAGRDPRTLDPGTERARIRAMYTHPDHARKGIGRLILETAENAARNEGFAAIEMAATMSGRPLYRACGYEVESDWFDENGPVPVPLSTMWKRLD, from the coding sequence ATGACTCTGACGATCCGGCTCGCGACCCGCGACGATGCCGATACCATTGCCGCGCTGATGGATCGGGCCATCGCCGAATTGCAAAAGGGTTTTCTAACTCCCGAACAGATCGAAGCCTCGCGCGCCGGCATGGGCCTCGATCTGCAGTTGATCGAAGACGGGACCTATTTTTGCGTCGTGGAGCAGGGCGAACTCGTCGGTTGCGGCGGGTGGTCGCGCCGCGCGACCCTGTATGGCGGCAACCATTCGGCGGGCCGCGATCCGCGCACGCTGGATCCGGGGACCGAACGTGCACGCATCAGGGCCATGTACACCCACCCCGATCACGCCCGTAAAGGCATCGGCAGGCTGATCCTCGAAACGGCCGAAAACGCCGCGAGAAACGAAGGCTTCGCCGCAATCGAAATGGCAGCGACGATGTCGGGAAGGCCGCTCTACCGCGCCTGCGGATACGAGGTCGAGAGCGACTGGTTCGACGAGAACGGGCCCGTGCCTGTGCCGCTTTCGACCATGTGGAAACGGCTCGACTAG
- a CDS encoding cold-shock protein, whose product MGYDRGRRRGRDKRDGFGEDGFDPFGGGMDGYNPPAPSGGDRFGGPRNDDRGFGGGDRYGGGGGGDRFGGGGGRGRGGPGGGGGGGGGFNRMPAQVVGTGKGVVKFFNAQKGFGFIQQDGGGEDIFVHISAVERAGLEGLAEGQGLEFNLVDRGGKVSAQDLQVVGDVIEVEQRSAAPQRELTGEKAVGTVKFFNSMKGFGFLVRDDGQPDAFVHISAVERSGLAGINEGERYEFDLEVDRRGKHSAVNLVPVQG is encoded by the coding sequence ATGGGTTACGATAGAGGGCGCCGCCGGGGTCGAGACAAACGCGACGGTTTCGGCGAAGACGGCTTCGATCCCTTCGGTGGCGGCATGGACGGATACAATCCTCCCGCGCCATCGGGTGGCGACCGCTTCGGAGGTCCGCGTAATGACGATCGCGGATTCGGCGGTGGTGACCGTTATGGCGGCGGTGGTGGCGGCGATCGCTTCGGCGGTGGCGGCGGTCGCGGTCGTGGTGGCCCGGGCGGCGGCGGCGGTGGTGGCGGCGGTTTCAACCGCATGCCAGCTCAAGTTGTTGGTACCGGCAAGGGCGTCGTAAAGTTCTTCAACGCACAGAAGGGTTTCGGCTTCATCCAGCAAGATGGCGGCGGCGAAGACATCTTCGTCCACATCAGTGCTGTCGAACGTGCCGGCCTTGAAGGTCTGGCAGAAGGCCAGGGCCTAGAATTCAATCTCGTCGATCGCGGCGGGAAGGTGTCGGCACAGGACCTGCAGGTCGTTGGCGATGTTATCGAAGTCGAGCAGCGCAGCGCCGCACCGCAGCGCGAACTGACTGGCGAAAAGGCTGTCGGCACGGTCAAGTTCTTCAATTCTATGAAGGGCTTCGGCTTCCTCGTACGCGATGATGGCCAGCCGGACGCATTCGTTCACATCAGCGCCGTCGAACGGTCCGGCCTTGCCGGTATCAACGAAGGTGAACGCTATGAATTCGACCTCGAGGTCGATCGACGAGGCAAGCACTCGGCGGTCAACCTTGTGCCCGTTCAAGGCTGA
- a CDS encoding YkvA family protein, whose amino-acid sequence MALWIASGDKRTPIAARALALLVAGYALSPIDLIPDFIPVLGLLDDVILLPLGIWLVLRMIPPALMAEFRVQAEQVKVRPRVLAGAALVIVVWLAVLSWIAASLWRAD is encoded by the coding sequence GTGGCGCTCTGGATCGCTTCCGGCGACAAGCGCACACCCATCGCTGCAAGGGCACTCGCCCTCCTCGTGGCAGGCTATGCGCTAAGCCCGATCGACCTGATACCGGACTTCATCCCGGTCCTCGGCCTGTTGGACGATGTCATCCTGCTGCCTCTCGGCATCTGGCTGGTCCTTAGGATGATCCCGCCGGCGCTTATGGCGGAATTTCGCGTGCAAGCCGAACAGGTGAAGGTGAGGCCCCGTGTCCTGGCCGGAGCAGCGCTAGTCATTGTCGTGTGGCTGGCGGTGCTCTCATGGATTGCCGCTTCGCTCTGGCGGGCCGACTGA
- a CDS encoding TIGR01244 family sulfur transferase, with protein MTDSNFRQLSDRFFASPQIGVADIDSARELGITLIVNNRPEDESSDQTPGAEIEAAAKAAGIGYLAIPVTHAGFSVPQVEALAAAIENDDGKILGYCRSGTRSTLLWALARASMGDDPSSISDAAELAGYDTSPVRPAMDMLAAHNRD; from the coding sequence ATGACCGACAGCAACTTCCGACAATTGTCAGACCGATTCTTTGCCAGCCCGCAGATCGGTGTCGCCGACATCGATTCTGCCAGAGAACTTGGCATTACCCTGATCGTCAACAATCGACCGGAAGACGAATCGAGCGACCAGACGCCCGGGGCGGAGATCGAGGCTGCAGCGAAGGCGGCCGGCATCGGATATCTGGCGATCCCGGTGACACATGCCGGTTTCAGCGTGCCGCAGGTCGAGGCGCTCGCTGCCGCAATCGAAAACGACGATGGCAAGATCCTGGGCTATTGCCGCAGCGGAACCCGGTCCACGCTACTTTGGGCGCTTGCGCGGGCCAGCATGGGTGATGATCCGTCGAGCATCTCGGACGCTGCCGAATTGGCTGGTTACGACACGTCCCCGGTGCGCCCGGCCATGGACATGCTGGCAGCGCACAACCGCGACTGA
- a CDS encoding TonB-dependent receptor plug domain-containing protein: protein MKLMFNRASATRLALLSSAAVVATATPAMAQDVTDESAVDPMDAPAIIVTGTRQADRSAADTVAPVDIVTGAELAANADTDMGNLLRVAVPSFNVNTQPISDAATLVRPANLRGLSPDNTLVLVNGKRMHRASVITFLGGGIADGSQGPDISTIPTIAIKQLEVLRDGASSQYGSDAIAGVMNFLIKDDREGGTLTGKWGSTYEGDGDNYQIGANIGLGFTELGFINISAEYGESDATSRSVQRDDAAALIAAGNTAVADPAQIWGQPNVNDDFKLFINSGLDLTDNLHLYAFGNYASRNVDGGFFFRNPTNRGGVYAGPMVDPTTGFASSASNAVPSVLVGDLSINSSGDCVAGIPLTQGGLIPDPTILAAVSADPNCFSFVEMFPGGFTPRFGGSLEDVSVAGGLRGQLFGGLDFDVSYRYGRNEVDFVIRNTVNASLGPNTPNEFKPGGYQQEEQLVNLDLGYEIPVGAGSVYVAAGAEYREETFTIQAGDAASFALGPLAQPTAAYPTGQGFSTSSNGFGGFSDNAAGSSTEDNKAVYLDIEADLIDALTLQGAVRYEDTKSFGNTTTWKLGALYRLSDALRVRGTYSTGFHVPTAGQANVINVTTQFSGGQLQDEGTFPLFSPAGLIVSDYISDTANGGLGLARPTLGPEKSDSFTVGLAGDFGDITFTLDYFNIKLKDRISRSSTISFPAALCYLADRESVATACPADLINDPLPRTADLLVALDGAGVIDRNDFTGFEDLTAFAFFNNAFDTRTQGVDFVANARLYPIPGGTTRATLAVNYTHTKVLNADSTISDTRIRQLEENLPQWKGFLNLTHDQGRFRGMLRANYFGSFYEAHLDDGTLPIDAGARVTLDAELGYELFDGFELAVGAQNLLDTYPERNPYAGIAGAEYAVTSPFGFSGGTYYIRGRFQF, encoded by the coding sequence ATGAAATTGATGTTTAATCGCGCTTCGGCCACCCGGCTCGCGCTGCTTTCGAGCGCCGCCGTAGTTGCCACTGCAACACCAGCCATGGCGCAGGACGTGACCGATGAATCGGCCGTCGATCCCATGGACGCACCTGCCATCATCGTTACCGGTACCCGCCAGGCCGACCGTTCGGCAGCGGACACCGTCGCCCCGGTCGATATCGTCACCGGCGCAGAACTGGCTGCCAATGCAGACACGGACATGGGTAACCTGCTCCGCGTCGCCGTCCCCTCGTTCAACGTCAACACCCAGCCGATTTCTGACGCCGCGACCCTGGTCCGCCCCGCAAACCTTCGCGGGCTTTCGCCGGACAACACGCTGGTCCTCGTCAACGGCAAGCGCATGCATCGCGCATCGGTCATCACCTTCCTCGGCGGGGGCATCGCCGACGGCTCGCAGGGTCCGGATATCTCGACCATCCCGACCATCGCTATCAAGCAGCTCGAAGTGCTGCGTGACGGTGCATCGTCGCAATATGGTTCGGACGCCATCGCAGGCGTGATGAACTTCCTGATCAAAGATGACCGCGAAGGCGGCACGCTCACCGGCAAGTGGGGCTCCACCTATGAAGGTGACGGCGACAACTACCAGATCGGCGCCAACATCGGTCTCGGGTTTACCGAGCTGGGTTTCATCAACATCAGCGCCGAATATGGCGAATCCGATGCGACCAGCCGTTCGGTACAGCGCGACGACGCAGCCGCCCTGATCGCGGCAGGCAATACGGCAGTGGCCGATCCCGCCCAGATCTGGGGTCAGCCCAACGTCAATGACGACTTCAAGCTGTTCATCAATTCGGGCCTCGATCTTACCGACAACCTCCACCTCTATGCATTCGGCAACTATGCCTCGCGCAATGTGGACGGCGGCTTCTTCTTCCGTAACCCGACCAATCGCGGCGGCGTCTATGCAGGTCCGATGGTCGATCCGACCACCGGCTTTGCTTCGAGCGCATCCAATGCCGTTCCTTCGGTCCTGGTCGGCGACCTGTCGATCAACAGCTCTGGCGACTGTGTTGCCGGTATTCCGCTGACGCAGGGCGGCCTGATCCCCGATCCGACCATCCTGGCGGCAGTTTCGGCCGATCCCAACTGCTTCTCCTTCGTCGAGATGTTCCCGGGCGGCTTCACTCCGCGCTTCGGCGGTAGCCTCGAAGACGTATCGGTTGCAGGCGGCCTGCGCGGGCAACTGTTCGGCGGCCTCGATTTCGACGTCAGCTATCGCTACGGCCGGAACGAAGTCGACTTCGTGATCCGCAACACGGTCAACGCTTCGCTCGGCCCGAATACGCCGAACGAGTTCAAGCCGGGCGGTTACCAGCAGGAAGAACAGCTGGTTAACCTCGACCTCGGTTATGAAATCCCTGTCGGCGCTGGCAGCGTCTATGTCGCAGCCGGTGCGGAATACCGCGAGGAAACCTTCACCATCCAGGCTGGCGATGCGGCTTCGTTCGCTCTCGGCCCGCTTGCGCAGCCGACGGCAGCCTATCCGACCGGTCAGGGTTTCTCGACCAGTTCGAACGGCTTCGGCGGTTTCAGCGACAATGCTGCCGGGTCCAGCACCGAAGACAACAAGGCGGTCTATCTCGATATCGAAGCCGACCTGATCGACGCGCTGACCCTGCAGGGTGCCGTCCGTTACGAAGACACCAAGAGCTTCGGCAACACGACGACCTGGAAGCTGGGCGCGCTCTATCGCCTCTCGGATGCACTGCGCGTGCGCGGTACCTATTCGACCGGCTTCCACGTACCGACCGCCGGCCAGGCGAACGTCATCAACGTGACGACGCAGTTCTCCGGTGGCCAGCTGCAGGATGAAGGCACCTTCCCGCTCTTCAGCCCTGCCGGTCTCATCGTGTCCGACTACATTTCCGACACTGCCAATGGCGGTCTCGGTCTTGCCCGTCCGACGCTTGGGCCCGAAAAGTCCGACAGCTTCACCGTCGGTCTCGCTGGCGACTTTGGCGACATCACCTTCACGCTCGACTACTTCAACATCAAGCTGAAGGATCGTATTTCGCGTTCGTCGACGATCAGCTTCCCGGCAGCCCTGTGCTACCTGGCCGATCGTGAAAGCGTTGCAACGGCCTGCCCTGCAGACCTGATCAACGACCCGCTGCCGCGTACGGCCGACCTGCTGGTCGCGCTTGACGGTGCCGGCGTCATCGATCGCAACGACTTCACCGGTTTCGAAGACCTGACCGCATTCGCATTCTTCAACAACGCGTTCGACACCCGCACGCAGGGCGTCGACTTCGTGGCGAATGCACGTCTCTATCCGATCCCGGGTGGCACCACGCGCGCCACGCTGGCGGTGAACTACACGCACACCAAGGTGTTGAATGCGGACTCCACCATTTCGGATACTCGCATCCGCCAGCTTGAAGAAAACCTCCCGCAGTGGAAGGGCTTCCTCAACCTGACGCACGACCAGGGCCGCTTCCGCGGCATGCTGCGCGCGAACTACTTCGGCAGCTTCTACGAAGCGCACCTCGACGACGGCACGCTGCCGATCGACGCCGGTGCACGTGTGACCCTCGATGCAGAACTCGGTTACGAGCTGTTCGACGGTTTCGAGCTTGCCGTGGGTGCGCAGAACCTGCTCGACACCTATCCGGAGCGTAACCCCTATGCCGGTATCGCCGGTGCGGAATATGCAGTGACGTCGCCGTTCGGTTTCAGCGGCGGCACCTACTACATCCGCGGTCGTTTCCAGTTCTGA
- a CDS encoding GMC family oxidoreductase, giving the protein MDSFDYVVIGGGSAGSAVSGRLAEDGRRTVCLLEAGGTNDNFLIKTPGFMPFIRNSSNYKYDTVPQKGLNGRIGYQPRGRGLGGSSAINAMVYIRGNAWDYDNWAALGCDGWAYDDVLPYFKKAEDNVRGGNDYHGSGGPLRVSDQGSPNPTSRAFVESAASLQLPTTTDFNGEKQSGFGLYQVTQKDGERWSAARAYVEPLRGKSNFDIRTGSLVERLVIEDGRVTGVAIRRGNKAEIVHARHGVILSAGAFNSPQILMLSGIGPGAHLQEQGIAVTLDKPAVGSDLQDHIDYVSGWETKSREPFGNSLEGTLRMVKAIIEHRRKRTGIMTTCFAEAGGFWTVMPDAPAPDVQWHFVPAVLEDHGRENVGGHGFSLHACVLRPESRGTVRLNSANPADAPRIDPNFLDDERDMAVLRGGVRLSHRIAEAPPLSDYDPQDRHPVDINDDAALDELIRNRADTVYHPVGTCRMGGDDDSVVDNTLKARGVDGLWIADASIMPRLVSGNTNAPSIMIGERCADFVKAEASG; this is encoded by the coding sequence ATGGACAGTTTCGATTACGTCGTGATTGGCGGCGGCAGTGCAGGTAGTGCGGTTTCCGGGCGCTTGGCCGAAGATGGCAGGCGCACGGTTTGCCTGCTCGAGGCGGGCGGCACCAACGACAATTTCCTGATCAAGACGCCGGGCTTCATGCCCTTCATCCGGAACAGTTCGAATTACAAATACGATACCGTCCCGCAGAAAGGGCTGAACGGCCGCATCGGATACCAGCCGCGCGGACGCGGTCTGGGCGGATCGTCCGCCATCAACGCGATGGTCTATATCCGCGGCAATGCGTGGGATTACGACAATTGGGCGGCGCTGGGCTGCGATGGCTGGGCCTATGACGATGTCCTGCCCTATTTCAAGAAGGCCGAAGACAACGTCCGCGGCGGTAATGACTATCACGGGTCGGGCGGCCCATTGCGCGTGTCCGACCAGGGCTCGCCCAACCCCACGAGCCGCGCCTTCGTCGAAAGCGCAGCTTCGCTCCAGCTTCCCACGACGACCGATTTCAACGGCGAGAAGCAGTCGGGCTTCGGCCTCTACCAGGTGACCCAGAAGGACGGTGAGCGCTGGTCTGCCGCGCGTGCCTATGTCGAACCGCTGCGCGGCAAGTCGAACTTCGATATCCGTACAGGCTCCTTGGTAGAGCGGCTGGTGATCGAGGACGGGCGCGTCACCGGTGTTGCGATCAGGCGCGGCAACAAGGCGGAGATCGTCCATGCCCGCCACGGCGTGATCCTATCAGCTGGGGCCTTCAATTCTCCGCAGATCCTCATGCTCTCGGGCATCGGGCCGGGCGCACACCTGCAGGAACAGGGCATTGCAGTCACGCTCGACAAGCCTGCCGTCGGCAGCGACCTTCAGGACCACATCGATTACGTTTCCGGTTGGGAGACGAAATCGCGCGAGCCGTTCGGCAACAGCCTCGAGGGGACGCTGCGCATGGTCAAGGCGATCATCGAACACCGGCGCAAGCGCACCGGGATCATGACCACCTGTTTCGCCGAAGCGGGCGGTTTCTGGACCGTCATGCCCGATGCCCCCGCCCCTGATGTACAGTGGCACTTCGTCCCCGCCGTGCTCGAGGATCACGGGAGAGAGAACGTGGGCGGTCACGGATTTTCGCTCCATGCCTGCGTACTGAGGCCCGAAAGCCGAGGCACCGTCAGGCTGAACAGCGCCAATCCGGCAGATGCCCCCCGCATCGACCCCAACTTCCTCGACGACGAGCGCGACATGGCGGTCCTGCGCGGCGGTGTGCGTCTGTCGCACCGCATCGCAGAGGCCCCGCCGCTGTCGGATTACGATCCGCAGGACCGTCACCCCGTCGACATCAACGACGATGCCGCCCTCGACGAATTGATCCGCAACCGTGCCGACACCGTCTATCACCCGGTCGGCACCTGCCGCATGGGCGGGGACGACGACAGCGTGGTCGACAACACGCTGAAGGCGCGCGGTGTCGACGGACTATGGATTGCCGACGCATCGATCATGCCGCGGCTCGTCAGCGGAAACACCAATGCGCCGAGCATCATGATCGGCGAACGCTGCGCCGACTTCGTCAAGGCGGAAGCCTCTGGGTAA